Genomic window (Sparus aurata chromosome 19, fSpaAur1.1, whole genome shotgun sequence):
AAACTGCATACGTATGTGCTGTCTTCATACTCTGTTCATCATTTAGTTTTGGGGGAAATCCACAAGCGTCATCATTCATCACAGCGccaggttttttttacagtgttgttTTGAATTGTCTCACCAGTGTGTTATGGCTATTTTGTTGTGTATGTGTAGTTGATGACTCTTGTGTGATGCCCCAGAGGCAAGGTTTAGTTCGGATGTAAGAATACATGGTTCTGAGTGGAGAGCGGTTTTCACATGGAAATTTGAAGACGCGCGTGcggttttttttgcatttgtgtcttgTTTCGTGGCTGAATTTTGGGAAATGGGAGAATCATTTCAAGAAATGTGTCGTGCACTCTGCTTTGGTTTCCACTTGTATAGGAAAACTTGGCAAAAAAATAGGAGTGGACACGCACACCCAAACCTAAAAGGGCAGATGCTCAGCTGAAAACGAGCAAAACATGCAActacaaagaaaaaagggaCCAAAAATACACTGCAGGGCTCCAATATCCAGTCTTGCAATGTTTTGGTACATTAAATAATGAAGGAGGGTAGGATAGGCCTGTGATAAAGGTTCATCTGCAGCAGCCTATCCTTATAATATTATGGCTGGCAGTTGCTGCAATTGAACCTAAAATCTAAAATTGTATGATTTGGATGGTAGTTGCAGTAAATGACGTAAGGTCTGAGTGTAGACCCTGTGGAAATAAGTACTCACGGATTACTGTAACACTGAATTTGGTTTTCTTTACCTTATAAATCACACAGCTCTCATAGATGTTGGTCATAACAACTGTTTTACATACTTGCTTCAAATCTGGTGGTAGCTGATAGAACTAATCCTGTATTAGCTCACACACGTTGGAATGATATTTTAGCCAGTTTAGCCAGCTGGAACAGTCCAATCTCTGAAAACCAAATGACTTCCTCCAGGCCAGCCTATTGTTGTGTGGTCTGGTGGTGTGGTTGGAAAACTCTGGTTAAGATGTTGGCCGGCGATAGCAACATGTGAGGCGGGCAGAGAATTTGTCAATGTTACAAGCAGATGTTGTATCATGCCAGAACACAGTGCTGAGTATTGTTGTGCATTCATAAAACTGATTGATTTGAACTGAACCGCCACCGGACAGGGTGGCTTGAGAAACCTGGGAACGTTGGCCCGTGTCAGACTTGCTGTCATTCAAGCTTCAGCACTTCTAAAGCCTCTCAATGAATGACTCAGATCACATCCTGTTTTTGAAGTGAACGTCTTCACGTAATCTGCATGTTTCATCCCTGTCATACATTCCATTCTTTTCCAGTGGATGCGGAAAGCTCTTTTTCAGACAGAGCATCAGATTGCATTCACCAACACACCCCTTATCTGTGTCGCTCGGCCCGATGGGCCTCCAGCGGGGTGCTGCTGCTTCCTTCACCATTTATGTTGGCACGGGGGACCGGCAGCTCCACGGCCCGAGAGTGCTGCTCTCCCTTCAAAACAGGAAGAACACACTGCTCTCTGATGCACactggagacaaaaacacacaccaggGGCACGAGGCAGCAGGCTGAGGAGGATGATAACATTTCAGCTGGTGCCCAACCCCTTTCTCTGCGCATGGAGTCCTCTAGAGCGGGGGATTCTGTGCCAGGTGTCGGGGCACACGGGATGCTCGGTTTCCTCTTAACGTTGGACGGCCATCTACTCAGATAAACCAGATACTAAATGCAAGATCGCTTTTGCCCGTTTGACTTCGCCTGTTTTGCACCACGAAACGAGAGACCAACAAGGTTGTTGATCAATACAAGTCTCTCAAAAAATTGCTTGACCAGATGCTGAGAACTCTGGCTCCAGCCTCGAAACCCAAATTCCCATGAATGTCGAaacctgttgttgttgctttgcCTCGGTTGCAAACAGACATTGATCTAAATCCCAGACTGCGAAATGTCAATTTAGCTTGGAGAAGAGCACATGATTGTCGTCAGCGCCGGTCTTGCGCTTTCCCACACTGCCTCAGCCCGGTCATCAGGCAGGTATTTTATGGTTTTGTGGATTTGAACCAACAAAGAGCAGGCCAGGCAGCAACCAGAGACATGTCAGAGTTATGTAACTAGATCTGCATTACATGTAGATGTACTGTAAATCCTTGAAGAACCGGCCTTATGTGCTCCCTTTACTCTGTGGGAGTTCATACATACTGTCAAACCTGAGCTGACTTACAAATCAGTTCACGAAATGCTCCAAAATTTAGCTGACCTCGAATTTTTCTCGAACTCTGACATAACACGGCAACGTCAAACTAAATTATAACAGCTATAAATCCCGTACTTATCAGTCCAAACAAGTATTAACTGTGAGCTTATGGCTGTGCTCGTGAATAGCTAACGCTCACATGGTTTCAGTGGTGACCTTTCGTGTACTcgggctgtttttctttcttcccaaCGAAAGCCCAAAAAATAAACAGGGGCAGATGAAAAGGTGCCTTGCTGGCAGAGGTGGGCCACGTTTCCGTATTGTCGCTCCTCGTTAGCCGACGATGGGCCGTCTCCACATTGGACAGCTGTggtgtacacacaaacacacacgcaactGCTGGCACACCGTGCCCTCTCTGATCTCTGATGACACGCCAACCACCCTGTCCTGCTCTGACGCCAGCCATCCCTgactgtctctcacacacacacacacactcgtataGTATGCACAGACGCAGGCAGAGCAGCTAGAGAGTAGCTGTGCATGAGAGCAGAGGGGCCAGACGGAAAAAAGCTGCCGCTTCTGTGAAAAAGGGGAAACAGAACTCAGTTCACTTCGGCGGCGTTGTCACAGATTTATTCCTATTTTTCCTGCAGAGACTCTTTTTCTATTCGGATGAGGGGAAGTCTCAACTTGCTCCTTCACGTGGGATGTCTGACAGTTGAGGTGTGGGGCAGTTTAAAGCAGTGTGTGGTAGggattttaaatatttgttctATTACATTTTCTGAGATGAACTCTGTTCTTAGCCATGCCAGGAATGCGCCCTGTGTGCCCACCAATCCATTAACCTGTCCGACAACACACCATTGtgtggagcaaaaacaaaacactgcatttaAAGTGCTGCGAGTTTAACAATCAACTTCAGAGACAACTTTGTTTTTACATTACTGTGCTTAAGAATTCAGTGTTCACTGTGACACATGCCTCTGTGCGCAATTAATCcaataaacagaaaaggctAAACAGAAACGAACACTTGGATTGTTTGCTTATCACTGTGTTCCTTTTAAACAGCATGACAGGCACTAAAAACTAACAGGACTGAGAAGGAAATTCAAACCAGACGACCAAAATCTGATGTACGTTTCTTCTGTTTAAACAGCAATGAAAATATTGGATATGCGACTCATTAAAATCAGATTTGAACTGGCAAAAAGCTGACaaaaaccagctgctgctgatcaTTCAAAATGGTGTCAGCAACAGCCTTTTGTAATAAAAGTTACTTCGTAGACAGTTGGTTTACTTGAAATTaatgtcagaggtcagatgtTCCAAACACAGCAGAGCTGGTGAGGGATGACTTGATCCGGAGACGGTTCTGTTTGAGCTCGTTTCTACAACACTTGACCTGCGCTTTAAACACACCTGCTCTGAAGGGCCTTTCTGACATACAATGATCCCGCTCTGAGTGCTTAGAATATCTCGCCTCTGTGCCAAACACCTGAGGCTGGGGCAGATTTATCATCGGCACCCTTCAGGCAGGCATCCATTAAAAATCTTGAAATGTTGAGAACTTCACGGCCAGGGAACAATCAAATAAttgcttgttttaaaaaaaaaatgttccaggCATTTTTAGGTGCTGCGAAAATCCCATGCGCTAAAGACATAAACTTGTGAGTTTGATAGGTTGTAAAAGAATGTAACGTTGTTAATCACACTCAAAAAGTCAAAACAGCCCAAAGCCCATAGCTGCAAGTGCAGAGCAGACGTTCCTGTCCGTAATGAACACAGTGTTCTTGTAATAAGAGATGTCGTGTCGGCTCATCAGCACCctcacaaacagcagctgattAGAGGGGCTGAAACTTAGACAAGTCCTTCTTCATTTCGCAGTATTTAGTGCTGACTTGTCCTACGGCCTTGGCGTGCTCCTCGTCCACCTCCTCCTTTAGTCGCTGCTGCTCCTTCAGGAACTCTGCCCACTCATCTTTCAGCCGCTCCATGTTGGCCTGCAGCTGGGTGCTCTTGAAGAACGCAGGAAGACGagaacacagacaaacaaaaaggtGACAAAAAGTTTTAGCGCCACACCGATCTGGATTTGTAGAAAAGACAGCACAGCTCGATCAGAGGTTCTAGTTGACAGTAACAGCAAAGAAACGACAAAAGCGACTGCTTTCACGTTTGTTTGGACTCGTGCACTGCTCTGAAGATGCTGATGATGTAAGGCAGTGTGCGGGGAGTTATTGTGTTGCGTGGACACGACATCATAAATGCCTGTAGCTGTGCAATAATTCAACGATGCAAAACTGTGGTTTCAATACTGCATGTATAAGCTACaattattatttcttatttatctatactcatttatttattctaaaggataataaaagacaacacccatcccagccacagtctgttcaccctgctgccatctggcaaaagatagaGAAGTATCCACTGTCGCACATTAGACTTTTTAACCACTTTATTCtagcatttttgacaaatttaTAGATGATTTTACATACTTACTTTCCTTAAAATGTTCTCTAAGCTTTTAGTCTATATTTCTATTCTCGAATGGGAACAACTATGATGTGActcattaaaggatttctgatccAGAATCTGCAATCCAATCTAATTTTCAAGGCTGTGACATACGTTTTGTCAAAGTCCTAAGCCTGGAGTTGTTTTTACCTGCTGAGCCTCTagctccctctgctggactCTCACTGCCATGTGATTTGCAGCCTCCACTGTAGAACGGgagaaaagcaaagaaatgtTCTTATGTTCTATATTGCAATTTACCTCTTCAGAGAACATATAGAGTACTGTTGAATGTCTTAAACTGTAAGTTTACGTATATTTTACTGAATATGCCTCTGCATTTTTAGATATGAAGCTAGATTCACAAAATACAAAGCTGTTATCATGACAATCAGCACATTGTTTTATAACATTCTTATTATTACATGTGGAAACCAGCCAGTACTAAATACAATACTGCATTTAACATgtcaacaaatacaaaagttTGATTAGATGTCAGGTCAAGCGGGATTTTAGATTTAATACAAAGTCTCAGGTGTGAATCTGAGAAAGGAGACTTACACCGTTTAGTGACGTCAGACAGCAGCTGGTTCATGGATTCTAAATTTGTGGGCAGTGTTTGCTCGTTTGTTTCCAGCACCATTTTATTGAGGTTCTCCAGCAGTCTGCTCTCCCTGTGCCCACGTTTCTCctaaacagcagcagaggaaagcaaagtaaacaacaaaggaaaaacaaaaaacaaaaacttaactGCCGTGTCGTCCAGCACTGAGTCTTAACACGTCGCATTCAGTTGAAATAATTTCCTGGCATTGTCTTTTCAACAATAAGAGACAATACTGTCTCTTTAAACCACTGAATCAGTCAATTGTGGCACAGCAGCGTTCACACCTTTATCGTGTGCCCTGCTAACCCACACACTTTTTTCTCTGTGGCAGGCATTCTGATGGGGACATTTGTGCACTCAAATGACTGAATGTGCCTCGCTGACTGTTTTCTAATACTTGCAGAAACGTCACGGAACTTAAATTGTTTCGCATTTACCTGACTGAACCCAAAGTCAAAACACCAAGTCATAGGGTCACATCATCGTCACAACCGTATGTAATTCTTGGGTTTTAAAGTTGACTGCAGTCTTATAAATAACAGATATTGATCATGCTCATTTCAAAGTAAATATAATGACAAAAATGACGAAAGACCTGGAAATTATGTGTGACGTTTGAATCAGCAACAGCACAGTGTGTGAACATactaaacgtgtgtgtgtgtagctggtGATAGGAACATGGTCATCGTCACAGTGTGTAGGCCACGGTGTCACATCATAACTTCAACTACCTCAAACTCTCTGACAAAGTAGCGGATCTCTGCATTGATGACTGGTCTGTGGTCCAACAGTCTGGACTGGATATCGCCCACATCTGCAGGGACAACACAGTTCAAAATACATTCAAACATGCAGAACGCACAGGAGAGAACATGTTTACATTAGACTGATAAGTTGTGTTAGATAGCTTGGTTTCTATAAAAAGGTATAATCTTATTATCCACATAATTCcaagttttcactaaacctttTAACCCTGTCATGGATGTGAGGCGACACATATATATCAGCGTCTTGAATGATGGATTTAGCGTTTATTTTCCAGAAAGCAAACAAATCTTCATGATTATTACATCAAATGATATTTCTAACAGCCTCTCATTGACCCGTATCTCATTAGGTCAGCTGCAGTCTGACAACAGagcattaaaagacaaacatcgAGGCAAACGTGACGACAACGACAACGATTTTTCCTTCTGCTGGTTTTCACTCACCTTGAGCAATTTTGTCCATTTTTAGAAACCCTGTTGGCACGTTGGTTTTAGTAGTTAAACCAAAGTTGTGTCTCCTATTAAGCAGCTAGCTCAACAAGCTACTAACTGCTAATCACTTGCTAAATGTTCcaaatgctaagctaactgtgtGCTTATTGTGAAAGCGAAAGAGCTGCTATAAACTATGAGTCATTAACGTGGCCTATGCTTTAATGATATAGTGATACATGTCAgctacaaaatgaaaaaaaggttaATGCTAATTGCAGTCAGGTGAGGGGAACTCAGC
Coding sequences:
- the bloc1s5 gene encoding biogenesis of lysosome-related organelles complex 1 subunit 5; translated protein: MDKIAQDVGDIQSRLLDHRPVINAEIRYFVREFEEKRGHRESRLLENLNKMVLETNEQTLPTNLESMNQLLSDVTKRLEAANHMAVRVQQRELEAQQSTQLQANMERLKDEWAEFLKEQQRLKEEVDEEHAKAVGQVSTKYCEMKKDLSKFQPL